In one window of Oryza sativa Japonica Group chromosome 9, ASM3414082v1 DNA:
- the LOC107275755 gene encoding probable purine permease 11, producing the protein MVDMLMLLVGEAMAPLLTRLYYNSGGNSLWMVTLAQSAGAPLLVIPFLLTPRAAAVGEPRPAPAASKMVAICVALGLVVGCDNLMYSYAMLYLPVSTFSLLAATQLAFNAVTSRLINAQRFTPLVVNSVVVLTFSAALLGVDDPSSSVGGGAGGDAVQRGKHAAGVVLTLSASAVYALILSLFEATFDKVIGAATPRWVLKMQISTNAVAATVSATALFASGEWRTIGGEMAAFKGGKAAYAATVVGVAVGWQAATLGAVRLIARVSSLFANVTGTLALPMVPVLAVALFGDKMTGTKVVAMLMAVWGFLSYVYQHYLDGRRAAAREGRVHAAAGCGICTDQMNYS; encoded by the coding sequence ATGGTGGACATGCTGATGCTGCTCGTCGGGGAGGCAATGGCGCCTCTCCTCACCCGCCTCTACTACAACTCCGGCGGCAACAGCCTATGGATGGTCACGCTCGCGCAGTCCGCCGGAGCGCCGCTGCtggtcatccccttcctcctcacgccgcgggccgccgccgtcggggagcctcggccggcgccggcggcatccAAGATGGTCGCCATCTGCGTGGCCCTCGGGCTCGTCGTCGGCTGCGACAACCTCATGTACTCGTACGCCATGCTGTACCTGCCGGTGTCCACGTTCTCGCTCCTCGCCGCGACGCAGCTGGCGTTCAACGCGGTCACGTCGCGCCTCATCAACGCGCAGCGGTTCACGCCGCTCGTCGTCAACTCCGTCGTCGTGCTCACCTTCTCCGCCGCGCTGCTCGGCGTCGacgacccctcctcctccgtcggcggcggcgccggcggcgacgccgttcAGCGTGGCAagcacgccgccggcgtcgtcctcACCCTGTCCGCGTCCGCCGTCTACGCGCTCATCCTGTCCCTGTTCGAGGCCACCTTCGACAAGGTGATCGGAGCAGCGACGCCGCGGTGGGTGCTCAAGATGCAGATCTCCACGAACGCGGTGGCCGCGACGGTGTCGGCGACGGCGCTGTTCGCGTCGGGGGAGTGGAGGACGATCGGCGGCGAGATGGCGGCGTTCAAGGGCGGGAAGGCGGCGTACGCGGCGACCGTGGTGGGGGTCGCCGTGGGGTGGCAGGCGGCGACGCTGGGCGCCGTGAGGCTGATCGCGAGGGTGTCGTCGCTGTTCGCGAACGTGACGGGCACCCTGGCGCTGCCGATGGTGCCGGTGCTGGCGGTGGCGCTGTTCGGGGACAAGATGACGGGCACCAAGGTGGTAGCCATGCTCATGGCCGTGTGGGGGTTTCTCTCGTACGTGTACCAGCACTACCTCGacggccggcgagcggcggcgcgagagggGAGGGTGCATGCGGCGGCTGGCTGTGGCATCTGCACAGATCAAATGAATTATTCTTAG